Proteins co-encoded in one Pirellulales bacterium genomic window:
- a CDS encoding hydrogenase maturation protease → MPPTVLIAGIGNIFLGDDGFGSEVARRLAGRSWPAGVRVVDYGIRGFDVAFALMDGVDVAILVDATPQGGPPGTVYVIEPDLGALNDPSVKELPVDTHAMNPMKVFQLVRAMDGRFNRVLIVGCEPADFGPENEGRIGLSPAVAAGVEEAIRVVDRLVAEILCYNEPADAVRSGSNT, encoded by the coding sequence TTGCCTCCAACCGTCCTCATCGCCGGCATCGGCAACATATTTCTGGGCGACGACGGCTTCGGCAGCGAAGTCGCTCGCCGGTTGGCCGGGCGGTCGTGGCCGGCGGGAGTGCGGGTCGTTGATTACGGCATACGCGGCTTCGATGTCGCGTTCGCGCTGATGGACGGCGTCGACGTTGCAATCCTGGTCGATGCCACTCCGCAAGGCGGACCGCCCGGCACGGTTTATGTCATCGAGCCCGATCTCGGCGCGCTGAATGATCCGAGCGTGAAAGAACTGCCGGTCGACACGCATGCGATGAACCCGATGAAAGTGTTTCAATTGGTTCGAGCGATGGATGGCCGGTTCAATCGGGTGCTCATCGTCGGTTGCGAGCCGGCCGATTTCGGTCCGGAAAATGAAGGCCGCATTGGTCTGAGCCCGGCCGTTGCCGCGGGCGTGGAGGAAGCGATCCGCGTGGTCGATCGTCTGGTCGCTGAAATTCTTTGTTACAATGAACCTGCCGATGCCGTTCGGAGCGGCAGCAACACCTAA
- the hypA gene encoding hydrogenase maturation nickel metallochaperone HypA, whose translation MHELSIAQSLIELACEAAARDRCERVTRLFVRVGALSGVVKEALEFSFELAAEDTPCAGATLEIESVGLTVHCPKCDATKTVGGDYLFCCPTCGSPTPEILSGRELELVSVEVDEYAPANR comes from the coding sequence ATGCATGAACTTTCGATTGCCCAGAGCTTGATCGAACTAGCCTGCGAAGCCGCCGCCCGTGATAGGTGCGAGCGGGTCACGCGGCTGTTCGTTCGAGTTGGGGCGTTGTCGGGGGTCGTAAAAGAGGCGCTCGAATTTTCATTTGAGTTGGCTGCGGAAGATACGCCGTGCGCGGGAGCGACGCTCGAAATCGAGAGCGTCGGGCTGACCGTGCATTGCCCCAAATGCGATGCGACGAAGACGGTCGGCGGCGATTATCTCTTCTGCTGTCCGACCTGTGGCAGTCCGACTCCTGAGATCCTGAGCGGTCGTGAATTGGAACTTGTGTCTGTCGAGGTCGATGAATATGCCCCCGCGAATCGTTGA
- a CDS encoding nickel-dependent hydrogenase large subunit, with protein sequence MATATRPQKSAESGSKHIVEMNWDPITRIVGSLGIFTKIDFANRHVVECHSTSSIFRGYSIFMKGKDPRDAHFITSRICGICGDNHATCSCYAQQMAYGIRPPAMGEWIVNLGEAAEYMFDHNIFQDNLVGVDFCEQMVKETNPSVLAKAEKTPAPNSHLHGYRTIADIMRALNPFSGDFYRETLVVSRYSREMFCLMEGRHVHPSTLYPGGVGTVPSVQLFTDYLVRLMRYVEFMKRCLPLHEDLFNFWYEALPGYEEVGRRRILLACWGSFNDPDVCDYKYKNMDHWGKSMFVTPGIIVDGQTVTNNLVDINLGIRILLGSSYYDDWEDGETFVKEDPLGNPVDQRHPWNQTTVPRPQKRNFDGKYTWVMSPRWYDKRTGDHLALDTGGGPIARLWSTALAGKVDIGYIKATGHSVKIYLPKSATMPDAEFEWHIPKWSNAIERDRARTFFQAYAAACALHFVEKALAELHAGRTKTWTEFKVPDEAIGCGFHEAVRGVLSHHLVIRDGKIANYHPYPPTPWNAAPRDVYGTPGPYEDAVQNTPIFEENGPDNFKGIDIMRAVRSFDPCLPCGVHMYLGNGKQLDVHHSPMFGQHG encoded by the coding sequence GTGGCCACAGCAACCCGCCCGCAAAAGTCGGCTGAAAGTGGATCGAAGCACATCGTCGAGATGAATTGGGATCCGATTACGCGGATCGTCGGCAGCCTCGGGATTTTCACGAAAATTGATTTCGCCAATCGTCACGTCGTCGAATGCCACAGCACCTCGTCGATTTTTCGCGGCTATAGCATTTTCATGAAGGGGAAAGACCCGCGCGATGCGCATTTCATCACCAGCCGCATCTGCGGCATCTGCGGCGACAACCACGCCACCTGCTCCTGCTACGCCCAACAAATGGCCTACGGCATCCGTCCGCCGGCGATGGGCGAATGGATCGTGAACTTGGGCGAGGCGGCCGAATACATGTTCGACCACAACATCTTTCAAGACAACCTGGTCGGCGTCGATTTCTGCGAGCAGATGGTGAAGGAGACCAATCCGAGCGTGTTGGCCAAGGCCGAAAAAACGCCGGCTCCGAATTCCCATTTGCACGGCTATCGCACGATCGCCGACATCATGCGGGCCCTGAATCCCTTCAGCGGCGATTTCTATCGCGAAACGCTCGTTGTCAGCCGCTACTCGCGCGAAATGTTCTGCCTGATGGAAGGCCGGCATGTGCATCCATCGACGCTCTATCCCGGCGGAGTCGGCACCGTGCCGAGCGTGCAGCTGTTTACCGATTATCTGGTGCGGCTGATGCGCTATGTCGAATTCATGAAGCGCTGTCTGCCGCTGCATGAAGACCTATTCAATTTCTGGTACGAAGCATTGCCGGGCTACGAAGAAGTCGGCCGGCGGCGGATTCTATTGGCCTGCTGGGGCTCGTTCAACGACCCCGACGTGTGCGACTACAAGTACAAGAACATGGACCACTGGGGCAAGTCGATGTTCGTCACGCCCGGCATTATCGTCGACGGACAAACGGTGACCAATAACCTGGTGGACATCAATCTCGGCATCCGCATCCTGCTCGGCAGTTCGTATTACGACGACTGGGAAGACGGCGAAACATTCGTGAAGGAAGATCCGCTCGGCAACCCGGTCGACCAGCGGCATCCCTGGAATCAGACCACGGTGCCGCGCCCGCAAAAGCGCAATTTCGACGGGAAATACACCTGGGTCATGTCGCCCCGCTGGTACGACAAGCGCACCGGCGACCATTTGGCTCTCGACACCGGCGGCGGCCCGATCGCCCGCCTCTGGTCCACCGCGCTGGCCGGCAAGGTCGACATCGGCTATATCAAGGCCACGGGCCATAGCGTCAAGATTTACTTGCCGAAGTCGGCCACGATGCCCGACGCCGAATTCGAATGGCACATCCCCAAGTGGAGCAATGCCATCGAGCGCGACCGGGCGCGAACATTCTTCCAGGCCTATGCCGCGGCGTGTGCGCTGCATTTCGTCGAAAAGGCGCTCGCCGAACTGCACGCCGGCCGGACCAAGACTTGGACGGAATTCAAGGTGCCGGACGAGGCAATCGGTTGCGGATTCCACGAAGCGGTGCGAGGTGTGTTGTCGCATCATCTGGTGATTCGCGACGGCAAGATCGCCAATTACCATCCCTATCCGCCGACGCCGTGGAATGCCGCCCCGCGCGACGTATACGGCACCCCGGGTCCCTACGAAGATGCGGTGCAGAATACGCCGATTTTCGAAGAAAATGGGCCCGACAATTTCAAAGGGATCGATATCATGCGCGCCGTGCGCAGCTTCGACCCGTGCCTCCCCTGCGGAGTGCATATGTACCTCGGCAACGGCAAGCAGCTCGACGTGCACCACTCCCCAATGTTCGGCCAACATGGGTAG
- the hypE gene encoding hydrogenase expression/formation protein HypE, with the protein MEFYDKRIAMAHGAGGEATRRLVEGLFQPAFSNPQLDSLSDAAIIEPPAGRLAMTSDSFVVQPIRFPGGSIGELAVNGTVNDLAVSGARPLAMTATFVLEAGLSAEALRWEVEAMAKAARQAGVPIVGGDTKVVEHGKADGMYICTTGLGLVHRNADLGPKRVEPGDRVLLSGPIGNHGMAIMLARAELDIEADIQSDTRPLLELAGRLFDALGPSVHWMRDATRGGVATVLNELARDTELRITIAEEAVPIDDCVRGACELLGLDPLHVANEGQFIAIVAAEQAEAALDVLRRTAGGERACLLGEIDRATISRVIARSSFGGTRVVDMLIGDPLPRIC; encoded by the coding sequence ATGGAATTTTACGACAAACGAATCGCCATGGCGCACGGCGCTGGCGGCGAGGCGACGCGGCGGCTGGTGGAGGGACTTTTTCAACCGGCGTTCTCGAATCCGCAGCTCGATTCGCTTTCCGATGCCGCCATCATCGAGCCCCCTGCCGGCCGGCTGGCGATGACCAGCGATAGTTTCGTCGTGCAGCCGATTCGTTTTCCCGGCGGGTCGATCGGCGAATTGGCCGTCAACGGCACGGTGAACGATCTGGCCGTTTCCGGCGCCCGGCCGCTGGCAATGACGGCCACGTTCGTGCTCGAGGCGGGTTTGTCGGCCGAGGCGTTGCGATGGGAAGTCGAAGCGATGGCCAAAGCGGCGAGGCAAGCCGGGGTGCCGATCGTCGGCGGCGACACGAAAGTCGTCGAGCATGGCAAGGCCGACGGAATGTATATCTGCACCACAGGGCTGGGACTGGTGCATAGGAATGCCGATCTCGGCCCGAAACGCGTCGAACCCGGCGATCGCGTACTGCTTTCCGGGCCGATCGGCAACCATGGCATGGCGATCATGCTCGCCCGGGCCGAATTGGACATCGAAGCCGACATTCAGTCCGACACGCGTCCGCTCTTGGAATTGGCCGGCCGGTTGTTCGATGCTCTGGGCCCGAGCGTCCATTGGATGCGAGATGCGACCCGCGGCGGCGTGGCAACGGTGTTAAACGAACTGGCCCGCGATACCGAATTGCGGATCACGATCGCGGAAGAAGCGGTTCCGATCGACGATTGCGTTCGCGGCGCATGCGAACTGTTGGGGCTCGATCCGTTGCATGTAGCGAATGAAGGCCAATTCATCGCTATTGTCGCGGCCGAACAGGCCGAAGCGGCCCTCGACGTGTTGCGCCGCACGGCGGGGGGCGAGCGCGCGTGCCTTCTGGGTGAAATCGATCGTGCGACGATTTCGCGCGTCATCGCCCGTAGCTCTTTCGGCGGGACCCGCGTCGTCGATATGCTAATCGGCGATCCGCTGCCGCGGATCTGCTGA
- a CDS encoding NifU family protein produces the protein MSKESELQQRMGQIEELVQEIQAGADPAFRDRALKLVELLLEVHGAGLNRMMELTCDSAAGGDPLIAGFAADPLVASLLLLHGLHPLDFETRVRKALDEVRPYLQSHKGNVELLGVDDGVIRLRLDGSCNGCPSSSLTLKLAIEEALAQHAPDAAGLTVEGVVPAKPAPVFVPLAPLAMAAHSGQPTAEPLPADSGQES, from the coding sequence ATGTCCAAAGAATCAGAACTTCAGCAGCGGATGGGACAGATCGAGGAGTTGGTTCAGGAAATCCAAGCGGGGGCCGATCCGGCTTTTCGCGATCGGGCCCTCAAACTCGTCGAATTGTTGCTGGAAGTGCACGGCGCCGGCCTCAATCGGATGATGGAACTCACGTGCGACAGCGCCGCCGGCGGCGATCCATTGATCGCTGGCTTCGCGGCCGATCCGCTTGTTGCCAGCCTGCTCTTGTTGCACGGCTTACATCCACTCGACTTCGAAACGCGAGTGCGCAAGGCGCTCGACGAAGTGCGACCCTATCTGCAATCGCATAAGGGCAACGTCGAGTTGCTAGGTGTCGACGACGGTGTAATCCGCTTGCGGCTCGACGGCAGTTGCAATGGCTGCCCTTCGTCGTCCTTGACGCTTAAATTGGCGATCGAAGAAGCGCTTGCCCAACACGCGCCCGATGCGGCCGGGTTGACCGTCGAAGGCGTGGTGCCGGCGAAGCCCGCGCCCGTGTTTGTTCCGTTGGCTCCTTTGGCAATGGCGGCGCATTCGGGGCAACCGACGGCCGAGCCGCTGCCCGCCGATAGCGGCCAAGAATCATGA
- the hypB gene encoding hydrogenase nickel incorporation protein HypB, with translation MPPRIVEVRQKILKKNDELARSMREEFARRGVFVTNMVSGPGAGKTELLKHTLAALQRSYRSAAVVGDLATENDALRLATSGAPVKQILTGTMCHLEAEMVHSALHNWDMSRFDFLFIENVGNLVCPSSWDLGEDLRVLLFAVTEGEDKPLKYPTLINTADVVLLSKMDIADAVGFDLDLALRNIQLARPGAEVIQISARTGAGMDTWLEYLRRRLEQKRRAMPPVEESTPLLAEQLCGE, from the coding sequence ATGCCCCCGCGAATCGTTGAAGTTCGCCAGAAAATATTGAAAAAGAACGACGAACTCGCGCGCTCGATGCGCGAGGAATTCGCGCGGCGAGGCGTGTTTGTCACGAACATGGTGTCGGGGCCAGGAGCGGGCAAGACTGAATTGCTGAAACACACGCTCGCGGCGCTTCAGCGAAGCTATCGCTCGGCAGCGGTGGTCGGCGATTTGGCCACCGAAAACGATGCCCTCCGATTGGCCACGAGCGGCGCTCCGGTCAAGCAGATTCTGACCGGCACGATGTGCCATCTCGAAGCGGAAATGGTACACAGCGCGCTGCACAACTGGGATATGAGCCGCTTCGATTTCCTGTTTATCGAAAACGTCGGAAACTTGGTTTGCCCCAGCAGTTGGGATCTCGGCGAGGATTTGCGCGTGTTGCTCTTCGCCGTGACCGAAGGGGAAGACAAGCCGCTCAAATACCCGACACTGATCAACACCGCCGACGTTGTCCTGCTGAGCAAGATGGACATCGCCGACGCGGTTGGCTTCGATCTTGACTTGGCGCTGCGAAATATTCAGTTGGCCCGGCCGGGGGCGGAAGTAATACAAATCTCGGCGCGAACCGGCGCGGGGATGGACACATGGCTGGAATACTTGCGCAGGCGGCTCGAACAAAAGCGGCGCGCGATGCCGCCAGTCGAAGAATCGACCCCCCTGCTTGCAGAGCAACTTTGCGGAGAATGA
- a CDS encoding YceI family protein, whose amino-acid sequence MTTAVATYVAANDQSRFSVQAFAGGLLSSFAHNPTFAVRNFSAKLEFDAESPGTASIEVDAKAQSLELTDNVKAADREEIERQMRSLVLETTKYPQITYRSTEIASDKVTEGWFRLRINGELMLHGVTKNHAMEATVRTSENKLRFTGETSIRLCDFRMKKISALAGTITLKEEVKLTFDFAMS is encoded by the coding sequence ATGACCACTGCCGTGGCAACCTATGTAGCGGCGAACGACCAGAGCCGGTTTTCCGTGCAAGCATTTGCCGGCGGCTTGCTCTCGTCGTTCGCGCATAATCCGACGTTTGCGGTGCGCAATTTTTCGGCGAAGCTCGAATTCGATGCGGAATCCCCCGGGACAGCTTCGATCGAGGTCGATGCGAAAGCACAGAGCTTGGAATTGACCGACAATGTGAAAGCCGCGGATCGCGAAGAAATCGAGCGGCAAATGCGTTCGCTAGTGCTGGAAACGACAAAATATCCGCAAATCACGTATCGCAGCACGGAAATTGCATCCGACAAGGTGACCGAAGGCTGGTTTCGGCTGCGGATCAACGGCGAACTGATGCTCCATGGCGTGACCAAGAACCATGCCATGGAAGCGACGGTTCGCACGAGCGAAAACAAATTGCGATTCACCGGCGAAACGTCGATTCGCCTGTGCGACTTCCGCATGAAAAAAATCTCGGCCCTCGCCGGCACGATAACTCTCAAAGAAGAAGTGAAGCTGACCTTCGATTTCGCCATGAGTTAA
- a CDS encoding HypC/HybG/HupF family hydrogenase formation chaperone encodes MCLAIPGQITELFADPHDAERNSLAMVDILGVRRKVSIDLLQDDPPGPGDWVLIHVGFAMSKISSERAAEQLEMLAMLGEASTARDELFDGMTNIE; translated from the coding sequence ATGTGTCTCGCCATCCCCGGCCAAATCACCGAACTGTTCGCCGACCCGCACGACGCCGAGCGCAATAGCTTGGCGATGGTCGATATCCTGGGCGTGCGGCGCAAGGTCAGCATCGATCTATTGCAAGACGATCCGCCGGGGCCGGGCGATTGGGTTTTGATTCACGTCGGATTCGCGATGAGCAAGATCAGCAGCGAGCGCGCCGCCGAGCAATTGGAAATGCTCGCAATGCTCGGCGAAGCCTCCACCGCCCGAGATGAACTCTTCGATGGAATGACGAATATCGAATGA
- a CDS encoding 2Fe-2S iron-sulfur cluster-binding protein, with product MPIVNFVNEKKEIQVPAGANLRKEAMRAGIQVYPGINKLLHCPGISTCGSCRVLITKGMENAGPMTFMERIRLQKLSMAYIGHEDTMRLSCQTTVNGDMTVITKPPLDLYGENFFS from the coding sequence ATGCCGATCGTCAATTTCGTCAATGAGAAGAAGGAAATCCAGGTGCCCGCCGGAGCCAACCTCCGCAAAGAGGCCATGCGGGCCGGGATTCAAGTTTATCCGGGTATTAACAAGCTGCTGCACTGCCCCGGCATCAGCACCTGCGGAAGCTGCCGGGTGCTGATCACCAAGGGGATGGAAAACGCCGGCCCAATGACGTTCATGGAAAGAATCCGGCTGCAAAAACTATCGATGGCCTACATCGGCCACGAAGACACGATGCGACTCAGTTGCCAGACGACCGTCAACGGCGACATGACCGTGATCACCAAACCGCCGCTCGATTTGTATGGCGAGAACTTTTTCAGCTAG
- a CDS encoding DUF5947 family protein: MIPSEPIRRAAGFSALRQFVKTASDTSKRQRGEHCEMCAMLLPEVHPHLVEPATRRIVCACDACALLFDNPAQMKYRRVPRRIRRLVDFQLSDAQWNDLLIPINMAFFFHSTPAERVVAIYPSPAGPVESLLTLESWTGMVADNPLLATMEADVEALLVNRLAPQSGFSEPEYFLAPIDECYKLVGVLRMQWRGLSGGAEVWGHIQRFFADLGQRATPVRGRGMEKIDHA; this comes from the coding sequence ATGATCCCTTCCGAACCAATCCGTCGGGCGGCCGGATTTTCCGCGCTTCGCCAGTTCGTCAAGACCGCCAGCGACACATCCAAGCGGCAGCGCGGCGAACATTGTGAAATGTGCGCCATGCTTTTGCCCGAGGTGCATCCGCATCTGGTCGAACCGGCCACTCGCCGGATCGTTTGCGCCTGCGATGCCTGCGCGCTATTGTTCGACAATCCGGCGCAGATGAAATATCGCCGCGTCCCGCGCCGCATTCGCCGCCTGGTCGATTTTCAACTCTCCGACGCACAATGGAACGATCTGTTGATTCCGATCAACATGGCATTCTTCTTCCACAGCACGCCTGCCGAACGCGTGGTGGCGATTTATCCCAGTCCGGCCGGGCCGGTCGAGTCGCTGCTGACGCTGGAATCTTGGACCGGCATGGTCGCCGACAATCCGCTGCTGGCGACGATGGAAGCGGATGTCGAGGCGCTGCTGGTGAATCGGCTCGCGCCGCAGAGCGGATTTTCCGAGCCGGAATATTTCTTGGCCCCCATCGACGAGTGCTACAAGCTCGTCGGCGTGCTGCGAATGCAGTGGCGCGGGCTGTCGGGCGGCGCTGAAGTGTGGGGCCACATCCAACGGTTCTTCGCCGATCTCGGCCAGCGGGCAACGCCCGTGCGCGGCCGGGGCATGGAGAAAATCGACCATGCCTGA
- a CDS encoding DUF6084 family protein yields the protein MPELNFQVEAVEADRHSISPLLIFKLRITNADPEEQIQSIALRCQLQIESTRRRYSPEEQAHLKDLFGEPDRWNQTLRGMLWTHASAQVPPFLGSVVADLPVPCTFDFNVAATKYFHGLADGEVPLILLFSGSVFYRDGGGELQVCQIPWDKETRHRLPVAVWQRMMDIHYPNSAWLSLRTDAYDRLCRFKVQHGIPTWEQAIERLLDAAGDELDPLAAERAPL from the coding sequence ATGCCTGAGTTGAATTTCCAGGTCGAAGCGGTCGAGGCGGATCGGCATTCGATTTCACCGCTACTGATTTTCAAGCTGCGAATCACCAACGCCGATCCGGAAGAACAAATTCAAAGCATCGCCCTGCGTTGCCAATTGCAGATCGAGAGCACGCGCCGCCGCTATTCGCCCGAGGAACAGGCGCATCTGAAAGACCTGTTCGGAGAGCCGGACCGCTGGAACCAAACGCTGCGCGGCATGCTCTGGACGCACGCCAGCGCCCAGGTGCCGCCGTTTTTAGGCAGCGTTGTCGCCGATTTGCCGGTTCCCTGCACATTCGATTTCAACGTCGCGGCGACGAAATACTTCCATGGCCTGGCCGACGGCGAGGTGCCGCTCATCCTGCTGTTCAGCGGCAGTGTCTTCTATCGCGATGGCGGCGGCGAATTGCAGGTCTGCCAAATCCCCTGGGACAAGGAAACGCGGCATCGGCTGCCGGTGGCAGTCTGGCAACGGATGATGGACATCCATTATCCCAACAGCGCATGGCTCAGCTTGCGAACGGACGCCTACGACCGGCTCTGCCGCTTCAAAGTGCAGCACGGCATTCCCACCTGGGAACAAGCCATCGAGCGCTTGCTCGACGCCGCCGGCGATGAGCTTGATCCGCTCGCTGCCGAGAGGGCGCCGTTATGA
- a CDS encoding protein-L-isoaspartate(D-aspartate) O-methyltransferase — MASLLACCCWTSAATAQRRSPQAFEQARNRMVDDEVVGAGITNPRVVESMRKTPRHEFVPIKLIDRAYFDMSLPIGEHQTISPPMMVAYMSEQLDPQPTDRVLEIGTGSGYQAAVLSPLVKEVYSIEIVEALGRHAAQTLKRLKYTNVITKIGDGYLGWPEHAPFDKIIVTCSPETVPQPLIDQLKEGGRMVVPVGERYQQVFHLLKKENGKLINEALRPTLFVPMTGEAEEKREKKPDPAHPHLANGSFEQLVGAGGQPVGWYYVRQMKVVTGPGAPDGERCVTFTNDVPGRGSRALQGFAVDGRKVHELKISCMARCKDVFPGPTPDQTAQLAVIFMDENRGSVGSVCVGGFWRGSFDWQEKSGTFRVPAKAREAIVTIGLLGGTGEASYDNVQVEAVR, encoded by the coding sequence ATTGCTTCGCTGCTTGCTTGCTGCTGCTGGACCTCGGCTGCTACGGCTCAGCGACGCTCCCCGCAAGCGTTCGAGCAAGCGCGGAATAGGATGGTCGACGACGAGGTGGTGGGAGCGGGAATCACCAATCCGCGAGTCGTTGAATCGATGCGCAAGACGCCCCGGCACGAATTCGTGCCGATCAAGCTGATCGATAGGGCTTATTTCGACATGTCGCTGCCGATCGGCGAACATCAAACCATCTCGCCTCCGATGATGGTGGCCTATATGAGCGAGCAGCTCGACCCGCAGCCGACCGACCGGGTTTTGGAAATCGGTACCGGCAGCGGCTATCAAGCGGCCGTCCTTAGCCCGCTGGTAAAAGAGGTGTATTCGATTGAAATCGTCGAAGCGCTGGGCAGGCACGCCGCGCAAACGCTCAAGCGGCTGAAATATACCAACGTGATCACGAAGATCGGCGACGGCTATCTCGGCTGGCCCGAGCACGCTCCGTTCGACAAGATCATCGTCACCTGCTCGCCGGAAACGGTCCCCCAGCCGCTCATCGATCAGCTTAAGGAAGGAGGGCGGATGGTCGTGCCGGTCGGCGAGCGGTATCAGCAGGTGTTTCATCTGTTGAAGAAGGAAAATGGCAAGCTGATCAACGAAGCATTGCGGCCGACGCTCTTCGTGCCGATGACCGGCGAAGCGGAAGAAAAGCGCGAGAAGAAGCCTGACCCGGCGCATCCTCACTTGGCCAACGGCAGCTTCGAACAGTTGGTCGGCGCCGGAGGCCAGCCGGTGGGCTGGTATTACGTGCGGCAGATGAAAGTCGTCACCGGCCCCGGCGCTCCGGATGGCGAGCGCTGCGTGACATTCACCAACGACGTGCCGGGGCGCGGCAGCCGGGCCTTGCAAGGTTTTGCCGTCGATGGCCGCAAGGTGCATGAATTGAAGATTTCGTGCATGGCACGGTGCAAGGACGTTTTTCCCGGGCCGACACCCGATCAGACGGCGCAGCTCGCGGTGATTTTCATGGATGAGAATCGCGGATCGGTCGGCAGCGTATGCGTGGGGGGATTTTGGCGCGGCTCGTTCGATTGGCAAGAGAAGTCGGGCACGTTCAGAGTGCCGGCGAAAGCACGCGAAGCGATCGTCACCATCGGCCTCTTGGGCGGCACCGGCGAAGCGTCGTACGACAACGTGCAGGTCGAAGCCGTCCGGTAG
- the hypD gene encoding hydrogenase formation protein HypD, protein MLFVDEFRNPELIQRAVDEIHALADPKREYRVMEVCGGHTHAIFRFGLKGLLPPNVELIHGPGCPVCVLPMGRIDDGLELAGDPNVIFTAFGDMMRVPGSKGSPLESKARGADVRIVYSPLDALKIAQQNPDRQVVFFAIGFETTAPSTALTLLRARGLSVKNFAVFSNHVTIIPAIRAILESPDMRLDAFIGPGHVSTVIGCRPYEFIVRNYRCPIAVSGFEPLDILQSLVMVLRQLRDGVAKVENQYNRVVPWEGNLAALRAMAEVFEVRPYFEWRGLGFITQSALRIREAFAPWDAEQTMSVPGICVTDPKAAQCGEVLKGVLKPHECKLFGKECTPEHPIGALMVSSEGACAAHFKYAVT, encoded by the coding sequence ATGCTCTTCGTCGACGAATTCCGCAATCCCGAGTTGATCCAGCGAGCCGTGGATGAAATCCATGCGCTGGCGGATCCGAAACGGGAATATCGCGTGATGGAAGTTTGCGGCGGACATACGCACGCCATTTTTCGCTTCGGTCTCAAGGGGCTGCTGCCGCCGAATGTCGAATTGATTCATGGGCCCGGCTGCCCGGTGTGCGTGTTGCCGATGGGGCGGATCGACGATGGATTGGAGTTGGCCGGCGATCCGAACGTGATTTTCACGGCCTTTGGCGACATGATGCGCGTGCCCGGATCGAAAGGAAGTCCGCTGGAGAGCAAGGCCCGAGGGGCCGACGTGCGGATCGTTTATTCGCCCCTTGATGCGCTCAAGATCGCCCAGCAGAATCCCGATCGCCAAGTGGTTTTTTTTGCGATCGGTTTCGAAACCACGGCCCCATCGACCGCTCTGACGCTTCTGCGGGCCCGGGGCCTCAGCGTAAAGAATTTCGCCGTGTTTTCCAATCATGTCACGATCATTCCCGCGATCCGCGCGATCCTCGAATCGCCCGACATGCGGCTCGACGCGTTCATCGGACCCGGGCATGTGTCGACGGTGATCGGCTGCCGACCGTATGAATTCATCGTCCGCAATTATCGCTGCCCGATCGCCGTATCGGGTTTCGAGCCGCTCGACATTTTGCAATCGCTGGTGATGGTGTTGCGGCAATTGCGCGACGGCGTGGCAAAGGTGGAAAACCAGTACAATCGCGTTGTGCCTTGGGAGGGAAATCTGGCGGCTCTGCGGGCAATGGCCGAGGTGTTCGAGGTGCGGCCGTATTTCGAATGGCGCGGGCTGGGCTTCATCACGCAATCGGCGCTGCGCATTCGCGAGGCATTCGCTCCGTGGGACGCCGAGCAAACGATGTCGGTTCCGGGCATTTGCGTTACCGATCCGAAGGCGGCCCAATGCGGCGAGGTGCTCAAAGGAGTGCTCAAGCCGCACGAGTGCAAGCTTTTCGGCAAGGAGTGCACGCCCGAGCACCCGATCGGCGCGTTGATGGTTTCCTCGGAAGGCGCGTGCGCGGCCCATTTTAAATACGCGGTGACATAG